aaaatacaacactgcccctttaagaccaaaaaaagctctttacctgactggcttttcaaatatgtctagaaatgtacacgttttgtgctcttgtaggaagcaatcactcttCTTATGCGGACTACaacttatctataactgggctaataactcactaactagcaaaggatatgaacaaaatgtgcccacgtggctacatgcagctctcgatttgatctcaaaacaagcgcatctacttataaccgctcatgctgtaaacacagtcgagttcaaagtaaatggcacagatccatttGGCAATgggctatttgcatataggcctactgcaactATAATTGTTTATGCCGCACCGGGCTGTGTAGTGCGTGTcagtaggtagcttagtggttaagaacgttgtgccagtaaccgaaaggtcgctggttctaatccccgagccgactaggtgaaaaatctgtcgatgtgcccttgagcaaggcacttaaccctaattgctcctgtaagttgctctggataagagtgtctgctaaaatgactaaagaaaatgcaatagaatcctactccgatgcattctgcctacaacaaaatctcttgcatagtttgttttgtttcggtagttgctaatattgcgttgattcgatcacaattgccacagtaaagggaaatgttgatagtgttaacagggaaaatTCTAGAAcggtggtcaccaacctttgAGTCAAGATCACTGAGTCAAAAttcaagccgagatctaccactgagatttgttttttttacatgacaaaaaatgtaagcctatgcaactttaaccaattaaaaacagtactgtagcaatgagatTTGTGCAGCAAGCTATAGGCCGAATACATCACCACCACATATTGGCattgccaatgcattgttgttcgggcCATTAAAAAAAATGGAGGTAGGCAATATGATCCCACCGGTAATAGATCCGTTGtcgtattacttgtgaggcacagctgagtgagcatacatttacattatttgctttttattttactggtctgatggtgcctgcatctgagggtcagtctcagtggagggagagagcagcagactgagggtccacCTCAACATCCCtcagctctccctttcctccactgacactgaccaaaggAACAGTCTTCAAGCTGATGGCAAAAatcgagtcgcaccgcattatttctgcctcatgcacaaattcatgttgttactcctatgaacagagaaagtgaaatattccttgattaTTAAAAAAACCCAAGCTGCTAATAATAACGCAAGCCTATAGacacactttcctactcattcattattgctgcagtgcttgttgtagcactgagtggaaataggaagaacgtgcaaagtgttgaatacaaagtgttgacagtgctgagtaagaatttacattttagtcatttagcagacgctcttatccagacagcccttctgaaattagcccactcaactacctcatccccatattgttatttattttgctcatttgcaccccagtatctctatttgcacatctcttgcacatatatcattccagtgttaatactaattgtaattattttgcactatggcctatttattgccttacttccataacttgctacatttgcacacactgtatatatacttatTTCTGTGgcattttttactttgttttgttttaccccatatgtaactctgtgttgttgtttttaatcgcactgctttgctttatcttggccaggtcgcagttgtaaatgagaacttgttctcaactggcttacctggttaaataaaggtgaaaaaaaacaaaacattttcatactggcccccccaacttaaacatgaactcactcataaaaacagcagctctttgctgtctTCGTTGAcagcctctctctagtcatggtttgaaacgttttgaaatctcagtcaactttgctgtagctttgtTTTAATGCCTGTTAcgttactgtggtcctctgtagctcaattggtagagcatggcgcttgtaacgccaaggtagtgggttcgatccccgggaccacccatacgtaaaaatgtatgcgcacatgactgtaagtcgctttggataaaagcgtctgctaaatggcatattattatattattattatattattatattattactgcagacacggtaatctgagccatcTGAATGGCCAGCGGTAAACCTATAGTGCACTTTATTTGCTCTCCGGGCCAGCCGGGAAGGCAGAGTATGTACCTTCagacatgaaatggttcaaaatggcaacagttcaCCTACCCGGCACGCAGGAcagctgaatcgggtgcacctaccaccaacagccagaggaaaaaaataatagaaaaaaaGAGCACAAGGCTTTACCGTTGGGTTTTTTACATaaatgtttggcgatcgactagAAATGCCTTGGCGATCGACCAGTCGATCAcaatcgaccggttggtgaccactgctctagaaagttgagtgaagtttaatcttgtgcttctctctgtgggctgatatttctgcgTGCAGTCCTGGGGGAGCTGCGCAGCAGTCTCGGGGCTACTacacgcagcttagagggaacattggcgttaaccctccactacaccactgatcaTATCCATCTTGACTTCATAATCATGACAGGACATACATTCATTGACTTCCCCAGGGTAATGTTAGGGAGAGGGAAGTGGACAAATGCATAATCTGAATGGCTGAAGACCCACCAAGGAGCCACTAAGACCTTGAGGAACACACCAACAGCTCAAGGCACCATCATGTGACCGTAGGCTATTCTTTGTTTAGACTACAGGGTGGGGTGTCTTGTCCGGTTTATGTAGCCCATGTGAAATggatagctagttagcggtgcgcgctagtagcgttcaatcaatgacgtcgctctaaGACCTAGAAGTAGTAGTTTCCCTTGCTCTGTAAGGGCTGCGGCTTTTGTGGAGAGACAGGTAACGATGCTTTGTGGGtgactgttgttgatgtgttcagagggtccctggttcgaggcaaggagagggacggaagcaatacCATTACATTGAGAACAAACAGAACTGTAAGCATTAAGGGATAAGGAATGGTGAAATCCTTAGTGCCTAAAGAGATAAGCCAATCTTATTTACATAGCAGTGGCCTTGGAGGACTAAGAGCTTTGTAGGCGTGCTCATAGTGTTCCTCAGTTAACTGGACAATGGTATTTCATGACTCCAGTTGAGAATAGCGGCACTCACACAGCCTTAGCAAGTCAGGCAAAGTGAAATGGTACTGATCTCCTGGAACATATGTGGAGTGCGGTTTTAAAAATGTCTTCACTTAACAAAAGTAGCACATGGAAAACCCATGGTGTATTACACATGACCAGCATTCTTAAGCGTCATCTTGATgttcaaaatatatatatgagCGTGCATTTCAACTCCTCAGCGACAAGCTTGACAACTGGGAATTAACTGGTTTTCATTAGAGTGACATGCCTTGAGGATATCCAAGTACCCAACACTAAAACCTAAGGGGTATTAACACCACACATGACTAGGATTTGTACTTTAAACCTGCCACATTCATTTAGTCAGTGGTCTAGCTATGGCACAGTGCCCCAGGGTGACACTAAGCCCACCTCTTCAAAAAGCTCTCGTAAATGAAAGCACAAAACTGTTTTTGCATGAGCAGAAATGTAGTGGACATAGACTTGGTTGGTTATCCCAACCACTTGTCTATTCTATTCACTATTTTCTTTCATAAAAGCTTCCAACTGTAGTCACCACCagtaatgttttgttgttgtccgGAAATGATTGTTTAAGTGTAAATATGAAAGGAAAAATATTTAACCAGAATAAGGAAGTGAGACAGCAGGCCAGTGCCCTTTAAACCAATTACCGTAACCATTTTTAGAGGGGAAACTCTTGTCTTACCAGTGGCCATGCAGGGTGAGGATAGCAGCCAGCGAGTAGTCAATAGCAGGGCCGGGGAAGTAGTAGGCAGCAGGCCCCATGGACAGCAGCAGTACGCTCACCACACGCTCTCCTGTCCAATGCAGGGAGGCAGCTTTGGACCCAGAGCCAGCTGCAAAAGGGCAAATAACTAAACATTCAATCATACATCCACATGCAGAACTAACCTCTTGTGGAGAGAGGCGGATAATCATTTAAACAAAGACTCATCATTGAAAACAGTTCATTTACATGTATTTTATAACCCGTTAGCCAGATAGGCCTACTAGAAATCTCTGACATGTTTTTAGCACATAGAAGCAATTAGGTTTGTCTGTTAGCCTacagatttttgttgttgttgcgttTAACAATTGTCCCAGTCAGTTTCTAACTGAGGTTTATATCTTTGAGGTTCTACTATACACACCAGCTCCAGTGGAGATTGccgaggggaggacggctcataataatggagggaacggcatcaaacacatggaaaccatgtgtatGATGTTTTTGACACCATTctactgattccgctccagccattaccacgagcccatcctccccaattaaggtgccaccaacctcctgtggccaTCTCTCGTAAGTTGTTGCTTATGTTCTCAAGTTTCACTAGATATCACAGTTCAAACATCATGCCATGTGTTGACTAACCTGGTTCTGAGAAAATAATGAATGTTATTGATCTAAAAGACCATATAGTCCCTCTCAAACGGAGTGCCGTGACCCACTAACCTACTTTTCAACTCTCAGTCAACCTGTTGAAAATGTCCCTGGCCTGCCACTTGGGGCACTAATTATGTACCAACCACACAAACAACATGCCAGTGGGGACGTCACTAACCGGCTCCCTGCCAATAAATGACTTAACCCCCCTCTCTCAAGTCCTTCTTACACGATACAGTTCAGTGTACAAGAGAGAGCAAGAAAATACTTGAATCCCCGTTAGGTGTAGGGCTGTAGGCTCTAATCATAATATAGGCCTACCACTATTACCTTATATAACATGTAGCCTAGCCTGAACATTGATTACTTTAAGGAGTCATAAAATTCACAAAAACATACAATGGCCACAGTGTTCTGGTAGGACTGGTATTAATCTTAGGCAACACATATAGCCCATTATTCATATTTTAGTGCTACAAGCAAACTGTAGGCTATCAGCAAAGCTATTATATCGTGGGAACAACAAaccagagagagatgaggatCCATGAATCCTAGCTGTCAACGGGTAGGGCCGGTCTTGGTCCTTTTGCTGTGCGACCAGGGGTCGTGCGAGGAGAGAGCTGCGATAAAACAGAGCTGTCGGGAGAAGACGAGAAATCAGTGTCATGAACTATATCACAATATTTATTGTTAAATTATAAGTAGGCTATAAAATAAGGCAAAGCAACAAAAAAACCAATAAGGGTTAGGCTATACTGTAATGTAGTCAGTTGTTCACACATGGCTCTATTCCAAAATGTGAATATTATTACACATAGGCCTTTATTTAATCAGAGGATGAGTCTTTCTTCCCTCAAACTGTAAGGAGTATCATGAATAAACCATTCCATTTGTTATGTGGTTGTCAGCAATCAGGGGTAGCCTATCTGGTGTATACGTTTTTTTTAGGGTAACTTGTTTGTGTGCATCTTGTCTTGGTAGTTGTTAAAAGTAGTATACCTACAACTAGAGGTCGGTAGTataccgtgtggtgccaggacaacaacctctccctcaacgtgaccaagacaaaggagatgattgtggactacaggaaaaaaaagaggactgagcacgcccccattctcatcgacggggctgtagtggaacaggttgagagcttcaagttccttggtgtccacatcaccaacgaactatcatggtccaaacacaccaagacagtcgtgaagagggcacgacaaagcctattccccctgaggagactgaaaagatttggcatgggtcctcagatcctcaaaaaattctacagctacaccatcgagagcatcctgactggttgcatcaccgcctggtatggcaactgcttggcctccgaccgcaaggcactacagagggtagtgcgtacggcccagtatatcactggggccaagcttcctgccatccaggacctctataccaggcggtgtcagaggaaggccctcaaaattgtcaaagactccagccaccctagtcatagactgttctctctgctaccgcacggcaagcggtactggagtgccaagtctaggtccaaaatacttctcaacagcttctacccccaagccataagactcctgaacagctaatcatggctacccagactatttgcactgcccccccaccccatccttttacgctactgctactctgttaattatttatgcatagtcactttaactctacccacatgtacatattacttcaactagccggtgcccccgcacattgactctgcaccggtacccccctgtatatatagcctccctactgttattttattttacttctgctctttttttctcaacactttttttgttgttgttttatttttactttttttgttaaaaataaatgcactgttggttaagggctgtaagtaagcatttcactgtaatgtctgcacctgttgtattctgcgcatgtggccaataaaatttgatttgatttgatttgaactagaGGTCACATAAGGTAATGGCAACTATTCGAGGAATTGAAGTATAGGCAGCCAAAGACCTAGGAGTATGGATGAATTGGATTCATGCCACAGTATGTGGGATTTATAGGGGTTAGAACAGCCTAAAATGTATATAGAATATTTTGGAAAGTGATAGATTATGTTGAGATGGCCTTAGTTCCTACCAAGCATGAGGCCTAAAACTGATATGAAGAGTTTAGAATCGAGGTTGATCATTTTAGTTGCTTCAGGCTACTTTCCGAGATGCGTAAACAGGTCCGATTCAATGAAGAGTGAAGCCGGCTATTGATGTCAGTGACAGCTCGCGCAGGAAGCCTAGcgattaagagcgttgggccagtaaccaaaagatcgctggttcgaatccccgagccgactaggtgaagtcACTATGAACTTGAAAAGTCGTTGCCTTGCTCATCcatcagctaacattagctggctagctactAGCAAATTACGATATGTACAACGTTACTTTGGACAAAAACCTGTCATTATCAAGAACAACGATATGAAATACACACAATTGTGGAATTAACAGAAAATTACACACAAAGACACCTACGTTGGACACCTCTATGGCAGACAGAACTTATCCTGACGATGGCCGCCATGACGATTAACCAACCAAGGTCACACAAATCTTACCCGGATGTAGTTGATGTTTTGTCCACTGTGATCAAGAGTTTATAAGGACTGGGTGATAGTAGACTTCGGATGCTTCTTCGTCTTATTCGCATGTGCCACATAAACTTCATTTTAATCCAAACAATTATGCAATGTTTGCTTGATCTTGGTTTAATAGATTATTTCCAAAAATAAAGTATAAGAAACATACATCAATTTTGAGCAAACTTTATGGACAATGTTGATCTGCAAAAATAGAAGACTGCAAATTACAATATGTTCCCAAATGTATTATAAAAACATGTTGACCCCAAGGTCTGCATCTGGTCCCAGACATTGACAACTCCTGTAGAAAGCCTGCATTCAagaaagattataaatacttatACTACCTGAGGATAATACTAAACATGACTCTGAATTCAATTTTGAACTAGGCCAAATCCTGTTTTACTAGACTACATCCCTGGGCAGGACTAATAATGAGTTAGGTTTTAAAACATTTGCAATGGTCAATCTTAAAGTGACAATCCGCAGttgaaacaacaacaaagcgaaatccccgccactgtttcggtaaaaagcttaGGTTTGGGACTAGAGATatttaaccactctcaaattcatagacagagctacggttgcaaagactgaccatccatgatatcaaatgtATAGTTTGAACTATGTTTTGAGGCTGTACAGTGTTtgattacatttactttgtttacaaacattggagtaaaacatattttgggttctgatgggtacaatagttgaactaagctcaatagacatttataaattatattatttttaaaaaatcaatggGTACACCACCGCACAGCATTCATTTATAAATCCAAAAATGGATATAGCAACTGCAGATTACCCCTTTAATCTGAATAGATAGCAGTGATTatattaaagggacagttcacccAAAGTACAcaatgacatattggtttccttaccatttaagcagtctatggacaaggtacgACAGCAAtcaatgctttggttttgtttacctggacactgtttcaacaaaaaaaagcatttgtggcacaaatccaatgcaagtcaatggtacctattTCTGCATTTCCTTACCTCATATCGAAATCCTCAATAAGTAACTTCATTGAGTTACACAATCCCTTTTGAGATACTTTTGGTTGGTGCGCGAAAAtgcaggggtgtaaatacttaagtaaaaatactttaaagtactatttAAGTCGTTTTCTGGGacatctgtactttactttactatttatatttttgacaacttttacttttacttcaccacattcctaaaggaaataatgtactttttactccatacattttccctgacacccaaaagtactcgttacattttgaatgcttagcaggacaggaaaatggtccaattcacgtacctatcaagagaacatccctggtcatccctactgcctctgatctggcagactcactaaacacacatgcttcgtttgtaaaatttgtgttggagtgtgcccctggctttccgtaaataaaaaaacaacaagtaAATggttccatctggtttgcttaatataaggaatttgacacttaagtatatttaaaaccaaatacttttagacttttactcaagtagtattttactgtgtgactttcacttttacttgagtcattttctatgaaggtatctttacttttagtcaagtatgacaattgggtactttttccaccactgtgaaaatgctgatatactgtatgtaccattgacttgcattggatttgtgcctcAAATTCCATACCTTGTCCATatactgcttacagggtaagttaccaatttgtaatttgggtgaactatcccctTAACAGAATCTACACATTAGATTGTTttattaaaggtgcaatatgcagaaaacACTCTGCCATTTCCTGTTTGCAAAGATttgaatagttcgcctaatttcagtttatgtgacaaaacaagcaagtatagtgtagaagTATAGTaacatctaaaccgctgtgaaatatattttccatttctaaaaaatattgtattttcatctgtttgaagatggtgtacaaaaccaaaagtaaaagaaaaAACAATTTTAGtaggggaagcatagaaatatcgCACATAGAAGAGATCTACCGCTTCATAGACTTCTTAGAATtatagatctataactcacaactctatgtgaatttggtaaaatcggccaaaaagttacatattgtggCTTTAAAAAATGGGTGGCCTTACTTACATGAAAGTCTGAACATTGAAAATATTGGAGAGTCAAGACTCATGTGTTAGTCAATTATCTTAGTACCGGCGCAAACCCACAACAAACCACTGAGCAACAAACGCACGAGCCTACATAGAAGGTCATTCTCAGCTCTACCAGTTGAATTAACCCGACTGTAACCAATCCCTGATACTGCAATGGACGGCTTTGACATAAATTCTTCAGAAAAGGCTGATGCTTCAGAGCTCCAAAGGATGATCGCAATTGAACAACAGAAAGCGCAGTTTCAGGCCCAGGTAGGTATCTTTGCTACATACAGCAGCAGCTATGCAAtgaagttagctagttagcttgctagctaacgctAGCTACATGAACTGTATTCTGAACTGTGTCCTGCATTTGTTATTTTATTACACCATCAAACGTGTTCTCAGAAGGGACAAACTGAATTGCGAGTTGATTACGAAATCATATATTTCTGTTTTAAACCTCCACACGGAAGTTGACTTAGCTGATTCATTGCTTCTTTTGAAGGTGCATAACTTCACAGATGTCTGCTGGGACAAGTGCATGGAGGGGAGCCCGAGTTCAAAACTGGATTCACGGACAGAGACTTGCCTCGTGAGCTGTGTTGACCGCTTCATTGACACTACCTTGTCTATAACCAACCGGTTCACGCAGATGGTTCAGAAGGGTGCCCATTGATGGGAGCTGGACTATGGGAAATAGACTATAATGTTCTATTTTGTAAGAAAACTGTGTGTTATGTTTTCCCTTATGCCTCGAACCCTTAACAGCATTGCCTAAAATGGTGATGATGATATGCCACATTACAATTATTAAAGAGGTAGGCCTAAATTGGACATGATATAGAATCACAAAGTATTTGGTTGCAATACGGCTTTATTAAAATTCAAATTAAAAAGTAGGCCCAAGAACTATACCAACACTGTGCTGCTCattacatctctataacatctgtgtGACAACATCATTTGACATTGCCTACAGTATTGTAGAAAATAAAACTATGTAACAAAATGGCCATTTTAAAACAGTACACACAAAAATAATACAGGTTAGAAAGGGAAAAAGGTATGAACAATGTGCCC
The DNA window shown above is from Coregonus clupeaformis isolate EN_2021a chromosome 6, ASM2061545v1, whole genome shotgun sequence and carries:
- the LOC121567629 gene encoding succinate dehydrogenase [ubiquinone] cytochrome b small subunit B, mitochondrial-like isoform X1, encoding MAAIVRISSVCHRGVQRRCLSLFYRSSLLARPLVAQQKDQDRPYPLTARIHGSSSLSAGSGSKAASLHWTGERVVSVLLLSMGPAAYYFPGPAIDYSLAAILTLHGHWGILQVLTDYVHGEPKIKMANAGLFLLSTVTFAGLCYFNYNDVGICKAVALLWSK
- the LOC121567630 gene encoding mitochondrial import inner membrane translocase subunit Tim8 A-like → MDGFDINSSEKADASELQRMIAIEQQKAQFQAQVHNFTDVCWDKCMEGSPSSKLDSRTETCLVSCVDRFIDTTLSITNRFTQMVQKGAH
- the LOC121567629 gene encoding succinate dehydrogenase [ubiquinone] cytochrome b small subunit B, mitochondrial-like isoform X2, with protein sequence MAAIVRISSVCHRGVQPLFYRSSLLARPLVAQQKDQDRPYPLTARIHGSSSLSAGSGSKAASLHWTGERVVSVLLLSMGPAAYYFPGPAIDYSLAAILTLHGHWGILQVLTDYVHGEPKIKMANAGLFLLSTVTFAGLCYFNYNDVGICKAVALLWSK